In Oenanthe melanoleuca isolate GR-GAL-2019-014 chromosome 9, OMel1.0, whole genome shotgun sequence, the following are encoded in one genomic region:
- the LRRC34 gene encoding leucine-rich repeat-containing protein 34 isoform X2 produces MSVLPDLHLHYAQACQNLSQPENPFIARVLQEADKNEEISTKGFTLKLAGNNHLVPVPRVTDDDLGVLVSVLGQAAFVTGLDLAYNLLTDAGAKTMATFLQENSTLRYLNLMFNDIGTSGAELIAGALHSNQSLVHLRMTGNKIGNQGGMFFASMLKINSTLQKLDLGDCDVGLQCLVTTAIALTQNKSLKAINLNRPLLSSQQEETTVHIARMLRTNSSLVELHLGKHEMKNFGVEQLCEALYQNSSLRYLDLSCNNIICDGVKFLGELLKKNQTLEILDLNANRIEDEGAMHLSEALTTWNRSLRALSIVSNNITGKGLLSLAQAVQSNMKLSHIYIWGNKFDRSTCLAFTELIETGRLQQGCTDVVPYEVDGKVFLAELSHGLGKHRYWAPRCAAVAPGAANASLEILPVSEYL; encoded by the exons ATGTCGGTTCTTCCGGATCTTCACCTGCATTATGCGCAGGCCTGTCAAAATCTGAGCCAGCCTGAAAACCCCTTCATTGCTCGTGTGCTTCAAGAAGCtgataaaaatgaggaaat AAGTACAAAAGGATTCACATTAAAATTAGCTGGAAATAATCATCTGGTGCCTGTGCCAAGAGTTACAGATGATGATCTTGGAGTTCTTGTCTCTGTCTTAGGCCAAGCTGCCTTTGTCACAG GTTTGGATCTTGCCTATAATTTACTGACTGATGCTGGAGCAAAGACCATGGCAACATTCCTCCAG GAAAACTCCACTCTGCGGTACCTGAACCTGATGTTCAATGACATTGGCACAAGTGGGGCAGAGCTGATAGCAGGAGCACTCCAT AGCAACCAAAGTCTTGTGCACCTGAGAATGACTGGAAACAAAATAGGAAACCAAGGTGGGATGTTCTTTGCTTCAATGCTAAAAATCAACTCAACCTTACAGAAGTTGGATCTTGGAGACTGTGATGTG ggCCTACAGTGTCTGGTAACAACAGCCATAGCCCTGACTCAGAACAAATCACTCAAAGCCATAAACCTAAATCGTCCTCTGCTATCCAGCCAACAG GAAGAGACAACAGTTCATATAGCTCGGATGTTGAGAACTAATTCTTCTCTTGTGGAACTACACTTGGGCAAGCATGAAATGAAAAACTTTGGTGTAGAGCAACTGTGTGAGGCCCTGTACCAAAACTCCAGCCTGAGATACCTTGACCTTAGCTG TAATAACATAATCTGTGATGGTGTGAAATTTTTGGGAGAGCTACTAAAAAAGAACCAAACCCTGGAGATCCTGGATCTTAATGCAAACCGAATAGAAGACGAGGGAGCCATGCACCTGAGCGAGGCCTTGACAACGTGGAACAGGAGTTTGCGGGC GTTGTCCATTGTAAGCAACAATATAACTGGCAAAGGACTTTTATCTCTTGCACAAGCAGTGCAATCCAACATGAAACTTTCCCATATTTACATCTGGGGGAATAAATTTGATAGAAGCACCTGTTTG GCGTTCACGGAGCTGATCGAGACGGGCcgcctgcagcagggctgcactgaTGTGGTTCCCTACGAGGTGGATGGGAAGGttttcctggcagagctgtcccacggGCTGGGCAAGCACCGTTACTGGGCCCCGCGCTGCGCCGCCGTGGCCCCCGGCGCCGCCAACGCCAGCCTGGAAATCCTCCCTGTCTCGGAGTATTTGTGA
- the LRRC34 gene encoding leucine-rich repeat-containing protein 34 isoform X1 encodes MTLGFVFQQVMSVLPDLHLHYAQACQNLSQPENPFIARVLQEADKNEEISTKGFTLKLAGNNHLVPVPRVTDDDLGVLVSVLGQAAFVTGLDLAYNLLTDAGAKTMATFLQENSTLRYLNLMFNDIGTSGAELIAGALHSNQSLVHLRMTGNKIGNQGGMFFASMLKINSTLQKLDLGDCDVGLQCLVTTAIALTQNKSLKAINLNRPLLSSQQEETTVHIARMLRTNSSLVELHLGKHEMKNFGVEQLCEALYQNSSLRYLDLSCNNIICDGVKFLGELLKKNQTLEILDLNANRIEDEGAMHLSEALTTWNRSLRALSIVSNNITGKGLLSLAQAVQSNMKLSHIYIWGNKFDRSTCLAFTELIETGRLQQGCTDVVPYEVDGKVFLAELSHGLGKHRYWAPRCAAVAPGAANASLEILPVSEYL; translated from the exons ATGacacttggttttgttttccagcaggtCATGTCGGTTCTTCCGGATCTTCACCTGCATTATGCGCAGGCCTGTCAAAATCTGAGCCAGCCTGAAAACCCCTTCATTGCTCGTGTGCTTCAAGAAGCtgataaaaatgaggaaat AAGTACAAAAGGATTCACATTAAAATTAGCTGGAAATAATCATCTGGTGCCTGTGCCAAGAGTTACAGATGATGATCTTGGAGTTCTTGTCTCTGTCTTAGGCCAAGCTGCCTTTGTCACAG GTTTGGATCTTGCCTATAATTTACTGACTGATGCTGGAGCAAAGACCATGGCAACATTCCTCCAG GAAAACTCCACTCTGCGGTACCTGAACCTGATGTTCAATGACATTGGCACAAGTGGGGCAGAGCTGATAGCAGGAGCACTCCAT AGCAACCAAAGTCTTGTGCACCTGAGAATGACTGGAAACAAAATAGGAAACCAAGGTGGGATGTTCTTTGCTTCAATGCTAAAAATCAACTCAACCTTACAGAAGTTGGATCTTGGAGACTGTGATGTG ggCCTACAGTGTCTGGTAACAACAGCCATAGCCCTGACTCAGAACAAATCACTCAAAGCCATAAACCTAAATCGTCCTCTGCTATCCAGCCAACAG GAAGAGACAACAGTTCATATAGCTCGGATGTTGAGAACTAATTCTTCTCTTGTGGAACTACACTTGGGCAAGCATGAAATGAAAAACTTTGGTGTAGAGCAACTGTGTGAGGCCCTGTACCAAAACTCCAGCCTGAGATACCTTGACCTTAGCTG TAATAACATAATCTGTGATGGTGTGAAATTTTTGGGAGAGCTACTAAAAAAGAACCAAACCCTGGAGATCCTGGATCTTAATGCAAACCGAATAGAAGACGAGGGAGCCATGCACCTGAGCGAGGCCTTGACAACGTGGAACAGGAGTTTGCGGGC GTTGTCCATTGTAAGCAACAATATAACTGGCAAAGGACTTTTATCTCTTGCACAAGCAGTGCAATCCAACATGAAACTTTCCCATATTTACATCTGGGGGAATAAATTTGATAGAAGCACCTGTTTG GCGTTCACGGAGCTGATCGAGACGGGCcgcctgcagcagggctgcactgaTGTGGTTCCCTACGAGGTGGATGGGAAGGttttcctggcagagctgtcccacggGCTGGGCAAGCACCGTTACTGGGCCCCGCGCTGCGCCGCCGTGGCCCCCGGCGCCGCCAACGCCAGCCTGGAAATCCTCCCTGTCTCGGAGTATTTGTGA